A DNA window from Shumkonia mesophila contains the following coding sequences:
- a CDS encoding bifunctional acetate--CoA ligase family protein/GNAT family N-acetyltransferase, with protein MSTRNLDKLFNPSSVAVIGASNRPGAVGALVMRNLLLGGFDGPIMPVNPRRQSVSGVLTYPGVKDLPMAPELAVICTPPQTVPGVIDDLGKIGTQAAIVLTAGLAQEKNKDGRILQEVMVANARCHGLRILGPNCLGLLVPGIGLNASFSHLPALPGRIAFVSQSGALCTAVLDWARTHDIGFSHFISVGDTVDIDFGDIIDFLGSDPHTRAILLYIESIKERRNFMSAARAAARNKPILVIKSGRVAEGAKAAASHTGALAGADDVYDAAISRAGMLRVYSIDELFAASETLARSRPLKGERLVIMTNGGGAGVLAVDALIKGGGTLAELSAETLAKLNAVLPDTWSKSNPVDIIGDAPGERYSATLDILCKAPEVDAILAMHCPTATASSTEAAQAIVDTAKKNQSNILSSWIGGQVVAEARRMFRDAGIATYETPEGAVQAFMHMVRYRRNQDLLTQTPPSAPTDFTPDTEFVRNLIKKVMAEKREMMSEAEAKAAIAAYGIPTVRTEIVKTPEEAAKKAAEIGFPVALKIMSPDITHKSDAGGVRLFLDTADVVLSEARTMLEKIGKAFPKAKLEGFTVQQMAVRPRAHELIVGTTTDNIFGPTILFGHGGTAVEVIGDRAVALPPLNMALADELISRTRIYKLLKGYRDRPAADLDAVKMVLLQISQLIIDFPEIAELDINPLFADEKGVLAVDARIRVRPVPAEEGKRLAIRPYPKNLEEEFPLNDGRKTILRPIRPEDEPEHYDFVSKLTPEDIRFRFFGTVRQLPHSEMARLTQLNYDREMAFIASTPKKDGPGRETLAVVRTVTDPNNERAEFAIVVRSDLQDMGLGSKLLDKMIKYCRERGTKWMIGQVLEDNRKMLQLSASKGFGRKRIPNDGVFEVKLDLQQK; from the coding sequence ATGTCCACAAGAAACCTCGACAAACTGTTCAATCCCAGTTCCGTCGCCGTCATCGGTGCGTCCAATCGCCCCGGAGCCGTCGGCGCCCTGGTCATGCGCAATCTCCTGCTCGGCGGGTTTGACGGGCCGATCATGCCGGTCAATCCCCGTCGCCAATCCGTCAGCGGCGTCCTCACCTACCCCGGCGTCAAGGACCTGCCGATGGCGCCGGAACTGGCCGTCATCTGCACCCCTCCGCAGACCGTTCCCGGCGTCATCGACGACCTCGGCAAGATCGGCACCCAGGCCGCCATCGTGCTGACCGCCGGGCTAGCGCAAGAAAAGAACAAGGATGGCCGCATCCTGCAGGAGGTGATGGTCGCCAACGCCCGCTGCCACGGCCTGCGCATTCTGGGCCCCAACTGCCTGGGCCTGCTGGTGCCGGGGATCGGCCTCAACGCCAGCTTCTCGCATCTTCCCGCCCTGCCCGGGCGCATCGCCTTCGTGTCGCAATCGGGGGCGCTCTGCACCGCCGTTCTCGATTGGGCGCGCACCCACGACATCGGCTTCTCGCACTTCATATCGGTGGGTGACACCGTCGACATCGATTTCGGCGACATCATCGATTTCCTGGGAAGCGACCCGCACACCCGTGCCATCCTGCTCTACATCGAATCCATCAAGGAACGGCGCAACTTCATGTCGGCGGCGCGCGCCGCGGCCCGCAACAAACCCATTCTGGTCATCAAATCGGGCCGGGTTGCCGAGGGCGCCAAAGCGGCTGCCTCGCACACCGGCGCCCTCGCGGGCGCCGATGACGTTTATGACGCCGCCATCAGCCGCGCCGGCATGCTGCGGGTGTATTCCATCGACGAGTTGTTCGCGGCCAGCGAAACTCTGGCCCGTTCCCGCCCGCTCAAGGGCGAACGCCTGGTCATCATGACCAACGGCGGCGGCGCCGGTGTGCTTGCCGTCGACGCCCTCATCAAAGGCGGCGGCACCCTTGCCGAACTGTCGGCCGAAACGTTGGCGAAACTCAACGCCGTGCTGCCCGACACCTGGTCCAAGTCCAACCCGGTCGACATCATCGGCGACGCCCCCGGCGAGCGCTATTCGGCCACGCTTGACATCCTGTGCAAGGCGCCCGAAGTCGACGCCATCCTGGCCATGCACTGCCCGACCGCCACCGCATCGAGCACCGAGGCGGCGCAAGCCATCGTCGACACCGCCAAGAAAAACCAGTCGAACATCCTGAGCAGTTGGATCGGCGGCCAGGTTGTCGCCGAGGCGCGCCGCATGTTCCGGGACGCCGGCATCGCGACCTACGAGACCCCCGAGGGGGCCGTCCAGGCCTTCATGCATATGGTCCGTTACCGCCGCAACCAGGACCTGCTGACGCAAACTCCACCGTCGGCGCCAACCGACTTCACGCCCGATACCGAATTCGTCCGCAACCTCATTAAGAAGGTCATGGCCGAGAAGCGGGAAATGATGAGCGAGGCCGAGGCGAAGGCCGCCATCGCCGCCTATGGCATCCCCACGGTGCGCACGGAAATCGTGAAGACGCCGGAAGAGGCGGCGAAGAAGGCCGCCGAGATCGGCTTCCCGGTCGCCCTCAAGATCATGTCGCCCGACATCACGCACAAGTCCGACGCCGGCGGCGTGCGCCTGTTCCTCGACACCGCCGATGTCGTGCTGAGCGAAGCCAGGACGATGCTGGAAAAGATCGGCAAGGCCTTCCCCAAGGCCAAGCTGGAAGGGTTCACCGTCCAGCAGATGGCGGTCCGGCCGCGGGCTCACGAGCTGATCGTCGGCACCACCACCGACAACATCTTCGGGCCGACCATCCTGTTCGGCCACGGCGGCACCGCCGTCGAGGTGATCGGGGATCGCGCCGTCGCCCTGCCGCCGCTCAACATGGCGCTGGCCGACGAGCTGATCTCGCGGACCCGCATCTACAAGCTGCTGAAGGGTTATCGCGACCGGCCGGCGGCCGATCTCGATGCGGTCAAGATGGTCCTGCTGCAGATTTCGCAGCTGATCATCGATTTTCCCGAGATCGCCGAGCTCGACATCAACCCGCTGTTCGCCGACGAGAAGGGCGTGCTGGCGGTCGACGCCAGAATCCGGGTCCGTCCCGTTCCCGCCGAGGAAGGCAAGCGCCTGGCCATCCGTCCCTATCCGAAGAACCTCGAAGAGGAATTCCCCCTCAACGATGGGCGCAAGACCATCCTGCGTCCCATTCGGCCCGAGGACGAACCGGAGCACTATGACTTCGTTTCGAAACTGACGCCCGAGGACATCCGCTTCCGCTTCTTCGGTACCGTCCGCCAGCTTCCCCATTCGGAAATGGCCCGGCTCACCCAGCTCAACTATGACCGTGAGATGGCGTTCATCGCCAGCACTCCCAAGAAGGACGGGCCGGGACGCGAAACGCTTGCCGTGGTCCGCACGGTCACCGACCCGAACAACGAGCGGGCCGAATTCGCCATCGTCGTGCGCTCCGACCTTCAGGACATGGGGTTGGGCTCCAAACTCCTCGACAAGATGATCAAGTACTGTCGCGAGCGGGGCACCAAGTGGATGATCGGCCAGGTGCTGGAGGACAATCGCAAGATGCTCCAGCTCTCGGCCTCGAAGGGCTTCGGCCGCAAGCGCATCCCCAACGACGGTGTCTTCGAGGTGAAGCTGGATCTCCAGCAGAAATAG
- a CDS encoding GNAT family N-acetyltransferase produces the protein MVRVRPARPDDAAAVARIYVETWRSVYAGVVPDRVLTQMSHVRQSLAWRREIGMRGGRRILVADLRDAGVVGFVGVGPNRYGPAPFDGEIHTLYVADDFQGHGIGRALLEAGLAILREKGFSAAVVWVLSANPARYFYEAMGGRRVAERNEPLWGTVLKETAYGWPDLVRRLENGVDNARDP, from the coding sequence ATGGTTCGGGTTCGCCCGGCAAGGCCCGATGACGCGGCGGCGGTCGCGCGCATCTATGTGGAGACCTGGCGTTCGGTTTATGCCGGCGTGGTGCCCGACCGGGTGCTGACGCAGATGTCCCACGTGCGCCAGTCGCTGGCGTGGCGGCGCGAGATCGGGATGCGGGGCGGCAGGCGGATTCTGGTGGCGGATCTGCGCGACGCCGGCGTCGTCGGCTTCGTCGGTGTTGGTCCCAACCGCTATGGACCAGCTCCGTTCGACGGCGAGATTCACACCCTCTACGTCGCCGACGATTTCCAGGGGCACGGCATCGGCCGCGCCCTCCTCGAAGCCGGGCTCGCCATCCTCAGGGAAAAGGGATTTTCCGCGGCCGTTGTATGGGTTCTTTCGGCCAACCCGGCCCGCTATTTTTACGAAGCCATGGGCGGGCGCCGGGTGGCCGAGCGCAACGAACCCCTGTGGGGGACGGTCCTTAAGGAAACGGCCTATGGCTGGCCGGACCTCGTCCGTCGGCTGGAGAACGGAGTCGACAACGCCCGCGATCCCTGA
- a CDS encoding SDR family oxidoreductase: MSKDLFDLQGKVALITGSGRGIGFILAGGLARAGATVILNDVDPAALDAGVGKLRGQDLKAHGAAFDVTKTDAVNAGVADIESRFGQIDILVNNAGIQRRHPLEEFPDAEWRAVLDIDLTAPFVVSRAAVKGMIARKAGKIINICSLQSTVTRPTIAAYTAAKGGLALLTKSMAVEWARHNIQTNGIGPGYFKTEMTERLWKDVDFDAWLCGRVPAGRWGDPEELVGTAVFLASAASSYVNGQLIYVEGGLLAGM, from the coding sequence ATGTCCAAGGACCTGTTCGATCTCCAGGGAAAGGTCGCCCTCATCACCGGCTCCGGACGGGGCATCGGTTTCATTCTGGCCGGCGGCCTGGCCAGGGCGGGCGCGACCGTCATCCTCAACGACGTCGATCCGGCGGCGCTGGACGCCGGCGTAGGCAAGCTGCGCGGCCAGGATCTCAAGGCCCACGGCGCCGCCTTCGACGTCACCAAAACCGACGCTGTCAACGCCGGCGTCGCCGACATCGAAAGCCGGTTCGGGCAGATCGACATTCTGGTCAACAATGCCGGCATCCAGCGCCGCCACCCACTGGAGGAATTTCCCGACGCCGAGTGGCGGGCCGTGCTGGACATCGACCTGACGGCGCCGTTCGTGGTGTCGCGGGCCGCCGTCAAGGGCATGATCGCGCGCAAGGCCGGCAAGATCATCAACATCTGCTCGCTGCAGAGCACCGTGACCCGCCCCACCATTGCCGCCTATACGGCGGCCAAAGGCGGGCTGGCGCTGCTGACCAAGTCGATGGCGGTGGAATGGGCCAGGCACAACATCCAGACCAACGGCATCGGCCCCGGCTACTTCAAGACCGAAATGACCGAGCGACTGTGGAAGGACGTCGATTTCGACGCCTGGCTTTGCGGGCGCGTTCCGGCTGGCCGCTGGGGCGATCCGGAGGAGCTGGTGGGTACCGCCGTCTTTCTCGCCTCGGCCGCATCGAGCTACGTCAACGGCCAGCTGATCTATGTGGAAGGCGGGCTTTTGGCCGGCATGTAG
- a CDS encoding 5-deoxy-glucuronate isomerase — translation MTQELIRAYDNKNQPILAGGSAPVPHAYFNLLKLAKGQSFRLSLPGYETMSVVLSGNVDISVDGTTFPAVGQRPDIWSGRADSVYGGSGADIVFRANADDTEVAVAGGTCDTKFAPFRVPPEEIDMVDVGSPETHCHRRIFHVLGQNGAGRAGNLLVSELLCDDGNWSGYPPHKHDTEGEGETAHEEIYHYRFRPANGFGAQYWFTDRAGERTVHMTRTGDTFAFSSGYHPTVTSPGHQEYIFTILVGLEQRSLVQNFKQEYRHLMGLFPGVQAMVDKFK, via the coding sequence ATGACGCAGGAATTGATCCGGGCCTACGACAACAAGAACCAGCCGATCCTGGCCGGCGGCAGCGCGCCCGTGCCCCATGCCTATTTCAACCTGCTGAAGCTGGCCAAGGGACAATCGTTCCGGCTGTCCCTGCCCGGCTACGAGACTATGTCCGTGGTGCTTTCCGGGAACGTCGACATTTCGGTCGATGGCACGACCTTTCCGGCGGTCGGGCAAAGGCCGGACATCTGGTCGGGACGGGCCGATTCCGTGTACGGCGGCAGTGGCGCCGACATCGTCTTTCGCGCCAACGCCGATGACACCGAAGTGGCGGTGGCCGGCGGCACCTGCGACACCAAGTTCGCCCCCTTCCGGGTGCCCCCCGAGGAAATCGACATGGTCGACGTCGGCTCGCCCGAAACCCACTGCCACCGTCGGATCTTTCACGTTCTCGGGCAAAACGGCGCTGGCCGGGCCGGCAACCTTCTGGTCAGCGAACTGTTGTGCGACGACGGCAACTGGTCGGGATACCCGCCCCACAAGCACGACACTGAGGGCGAAGGCGAAACGGCGCACGAGGAAATCTATCATTACCGCTTCCGCCCGGCCAACGGCTTCGGCGCGCAGTATTGGTTCACCGATCGGGCCGGCGAACGCACCGTCCACATGACCCGCACCGGCGATACCTTCGCTTTCAGCAGCGGATACCATCCGACGGTGACGTCGCCGGGCCATCAGGAATATATCTTCACCATCCTGGTTGGCCTCGAACAGCGCTCCCTGGTCCAGAACTTCAAGCAGGAATACCGCCACCTGATGGGCCTGTTCCCCGGTGTCCAGGCCATGGTCGACAAGTTCAAATAG
- a CDS encoding MaoC family dehydratase: MQVEIGERTAFSKTVTDADIALFSAISGDFDPIHVDEEYARKTPFGRRIAHGIFVLGLLSAAESALSRRVVERGGRLRPVSLGYDRIRFIKPVFVGDTLTATYTIVALDSERMRSTGKCEIANQKGELCLAGEHVMKWI, translated from the coding sequence ATGCAGGTCGAGATCGGCGAACGGACGGCGTTCTCCAAGACCGTCACCGACGCCGACATCGCCCTTTTCTCGGCCATCAGCGGCGACTTCGATCCCATCCATGTGGACGAGGAATACGCCCGCAAAACCCCTTTCGGCCGTCGCATCGCCCACGGCATTTTCGTGCTGGGACTGCTGTCGGCCGCCGAATCCGCGCTGTCGCGGCGGGTTGTCGAGCGGGGAGGCCGCCTGCGGCCGGTATCGCTGGGATACGACCGCATCCGCTTCATCAAGCCGGTCTTCGTCGGCGACACCCTGACCGCGACCTACACCATCGTCGCCCTCGATTCGGAGCGGATGCGCTCGACCGGAAAATGCGAGATCGCCAACCAGAAGGGCGAGCTTTGCCTGGCCGGCGAGCACGTCATGAAATGGATCTGA
- a CDS encoding CDP-alcohol phosphatidyltransferase family protein — MRYESIESGLYQAREWARDVLEKMAAPLARLLARLKVTPNQVSTAGFALNVVAAMCIATNDLALAGVIYIVAGGLDLMDGTLARVTGRATKFGAFFDSTVDRISEGVVFAAITYRFAIDGESVLAAVVVLALLGSLLVSYVRARAEGLGGKCKVGLLTRAERVILLTLGLLFGLLAHTIVLLAVLTAVTVAQRIYYVAKQFDPLPKRDEAASEPS, encoded by the coding sequence GTGCGCTACGAATCGATCGAGTCCGGACTGTATCAAGCCCGCGAGTGGGCGCGCGACGTCCTCGAGAAGATGGCGGCTCCTCTGGCCCGCCTGCTGGCCCGTCTCAAGGTCACCCCGAACCAGGTATCGACGGCCGGGTTTGCGCTGAATGTCGTGGCGGCGATGTGCATCGCCACCAACGATCTGGCCCTGGCCGGGGTCATCTACATCGTCGCCGGCGGCCTCGACCTGATGGACGGCACGCTGGCCCGCGTGACCGGACGGGCCACCAAGTTCGGCGCCTTTTTCGATTCGACGGTGGACCGCATTTCCGAGGGCGTGGTGTTCGCCGCGATCACCTATCGGTTCGCCATCGACGGCGAAAGCGTTCTGGCCGCGGTGGTGGTGCTGGCCCTGCTGGGCTCGCTCCTGGTCAGCTATGTGCGCGCCCGGGCCGAGGGGCTGGGGGGAAAATGCAAGGTCGGCCTGCTGACCCGGGCGGAAAGGGTCATTCTGCTGACGCTCGGCCTGCTGTTCGGCCTGTTGGCGCACACCATTGTCTTACTGGCGGTGCTGACGGCGGTGACCGTGGCCCAGCGGATCTACTATGTGGCCAAGCAGTTCGACCCCTTGCCGAAACGCGATGAAGCGGCGTCCGAACCCTCCTGA
- a CDS encoding GGDEF domain-containing protein — protein MMMIPAIAKVCSLLRRHSPVSDWLLALAWSGLVATSLAGAVRWHDGAENAAAFLVMAGLLHGLLWGAGIGAAVWARRRPNRCAIQSDGTDFSVLSLSGHDALTNLPNRALLLDRLTQSLVRSYRSARRTAVLSIALDGFQAIRESLGHEAGDRVLKEVASRLATVVRQIDTVAQIGNGEFVVILGDVPGPRAAARVANEIVEAVGLPIVLDEEEVTVEANMGIAFFPDDAETPDALLMAAAVAMHEVEKLGVNGFSFAGVGAGAPIPAYAENQRRASLHG, from the coding sequence ATGATGATGATTCCGGCGATTGCCAAGGTGTGCTCGCTTCTGCGACGTCACTCTCCTGTATCCGATTGGCTCCTGGCCCTGGCCTGGAGCGGCCTCGTGGCGACCTCCCTGGCGGGTGCCGTCCGATGGCATGACGGAGCCGAGAACGCGGCGGCATTTCTGGTCATGGCGGGCCTCCTGCACGGCCTCCTTTGGGGCGCGGGCATCGGCGCGGCCGTCTGGGCGCGACGGCGACCGAACCGCTGCGCTATCCAGAGCGACGGAACGGATTTTTCCGTTCTTTCCCTGTCCGGCCACGACGCCCTGACGAACCTGCCCAACCGGGCCCTGTTGCTCGACCGGCTGACCCAGAGTCTTGTCCGGTCGTATCGCAGCGCCCGGCGGACGGCGGTCCTTTCGATTGCTCTCGACGGCTTTCAGGCGATCAGGGAATCGCTGGGGCACGAAGCCGGGGACAGGGTGTTGAAAGAGGTGGCCAGCCGGCTCGCCACGGTCGTTCGCCAGATCGATACGGTGGCGCAAATCGGCAACGGAGAGTTCGTCGTCATCCTGGGCGACGTGCCTGGCCCGCGCGCTGCCGCGCGGGTGGCCAACGAAATTGTCGAGGCGGTCGGCCTTCCCATCGTGCTGGACGAAGAGGAGGTCACCGTCGAGGCCAACATGGGCATCGCTTTCTTCCCCGACGATGCCGAAACGCCTGATGCGTTGCTGATGGCCGCCGCCGTGGCGATGCACGAGGTCGAGAAGTTGGGCGTGAACGGTTTCAGCTTTGCCGGCGTCGGGGCCGGGGCGCCCATCCCCGCCTATGCCGAGAATCAAAGAAGGGCCAGCCTTCACGGCTGA
- a CDS encoding P-II family nitrogen regulator, whose product MKMIIAILKPYKLDAVRDTLTAIGVHGMTITEVKGFGRQKGQTEIYRGAAYQVSFMPKMKVEIVVGDGVAERVVDAIRETAATGQIGDGKIFVLDLSQAVRIRTGETGVDAL is encoded by the coding sequence TTGAAAATGATCATCGCCATCCTGAAGCCCTACAAGCTGGATGCCGTCCGCGACACCCTCACCGCCATCGGCGTGCATGGGATGACCATCACCGAGGTCAAGGGGTTCGGCCGCCAGAAGGGTCAGACCGAGATTTACCGGGGCGCAGCGTATCAGGTCAGCTTCATGCCCAAGATGAAGGTCGAAATCGTGGTCGGCGACGGCGTGGCCGAACGGGTTGTCGACGCCATCCGCGAAACCGCCGCGACGGGCCAGATTGGGGATGGGAAAATCTTCGTCCTGGATTTGTCGCAGGCGGTGCGGATTCGGACTGGCGAAACCGGCGTCGACGCGTTATAG
- a CDS encoding protein-L-isoaspartate O-methyltransferase family protein, which translates to MDFSVARQSMVKSQIRPNQVNDPEVLAAMADLPREAFLPKALQGVAYVDEDLPLGNGRYVMEPCVLARLLQAATVQATDVALVIGCTTGYSAAVLSRLASAVVAVESDAKLVQMATNTLAELKIDTVAMMQGELTEGCPKQAPFDVILLDGAVCEIPDTFLEQLADGGRLVAAVRKNQAIGRAVLVVRKGDVFARRELLDATVPWLPGFEPVPGFVF; encoded by the coding sequence ATGGACTTTTCGGTCGCTCGCCAGAGCATGGTGAAGTCCCAGATCCGGCCGAATCAGGTCAACGATCCGGAGGTTCTCGCCGCGATGGCCGATTTGCCCCGCGAGGCCTTCCTTCCCAAGGCGCTGCAGGGCGTCGCCTATGTGGACGAAGACCTGCCGCTCGGCAACGGCCGCTACGTGATGGAGCCCTGCGTCCTGGCCCGTCTGTTGCAGGCCGCCACCGTGCAGGCGACCGATGTGGCCCTGGTCATTGGGTGCACGACCGGATACTCGGCGGCCGTGCTGTCGCGCCTTGCCAGTGCCGTGGTCGCTGTCGAATCGGATGCCAAACTGGTGCAGATGGCCACCAATACCCTAGCCGAGCTGAAGATCGACACGGTGGCCATGATGCAGGGCGAGCTCACGGAAGGCTGCCCGAAGCAAGCGCCCTTCGACGTCATCCTTCTCGACGGAGCGGTTTGCGAAATTCCCGACACTTTCCTCGAACAATTGGCCGACGGCGGGCGCCTGGTGGCGGCCGTCAGGAAGAATCAGGCGATCGGCCGGGCGGTGCTGGTCGTGCGCAAGGGGGACGTCTTCGCCCGCCGCGAACTGCTCGACGCCACCGTTCCCTGGCTGCCGGGATTCGAGCCTGTGCCGGGGTTTGTGTTCTAG
- a CDS encoding rhodanese-like domain-containing protein translates to MDSEQSFDLDVAAFARLRDAGEDHAVLDVREPWEVAICAFDGSLNIPMRDLPARLSELPQDRPLVVVCHHGMRSYQVAAWLRRNGFGNAVNLAGGIDAWARTADPAMPSY, encoded by the coding sequence ATGGATTCCGAGCAGTCCTTCGATCTCGATGTCGCCGCCTTCGCGCGCCTGCGCGACGCCGGCGAGGATCATGCGGTGCTCGATGTCCGCGAACCGTGGGAGGTCGCCATCTGCGCCTTCGACGGCAGCCTGAACATTCCCATGCGCGACCTGCCGGCCCGGTTGTCCGAACTGCCGCAGGATCGTCCCCTCGTCGTCGTCTGCCACCATGGGATGCGCAGCTATCAGGTGGCGGCCTGGCTGCGCCGGAACGGCTTCGGCAACGCCGTCAACCTGGCTGGCGGCATCGACGCCTGGGCACGGACTGCCGACCCCGCCATGCCCTCCTATTGA
- a CDS encoding TolC family outer membrane protein, giving the protein MKIWSSILVSLAIAFGFHVAGASAQTLEEALAAAYDNNPSLAAARAALRATDEQVPQALSGWRPTVSVNGSYGTSAIRSPSSSGTDKGQHRDPRSMDITIEQPLYQGGRTGAATQRAESTVEAARARLGSTEQAVMLDAITAYMNVVRDQAVLELRVNNEQVLRRQLQATEDRFQVGEVTRTDVYQAEARVAGATADRIQAEGDLEVSRAQYRNIVGEAPGRLQAPPVPADVPADVNAAVNQALANNPDVVAAGFDERASTAGVSEVRGELLPSVTLSGTAEKDYDSIGENTRVTTYEARVSVSVPLYQAGAVYSRLRSARQTVEQNRQNLEAERRTAIEAVTREWETLTTARAAIEAFRSQVTANEIALDGVRREAAVGSRTVLDVLDAEQELLDSRVNLVGAQRNQIVAIYGVKSASGLLSARALDLPVEYYDPEDHYREVRDKWVGGTSSGDAHSK; this is encoded by the coding sequence ATGAAAATCTGGTCGTCCATTCTTGTCAGCCTGGCGATTGCCTTTGGCTTTCATGTCGCGGGAGCTTCCGCGCAGACGTTGGAAGAGGCGCTCGCCGCCGCTTATGATAACAATCCATCGTTGGCCGCCGCGCGGGCCGCGCTTCGCGCCACCGACGAGCAGGTACCGCAGGCTCTGTCGGGCTGGCGGCCGACGGTATCGGTCAACGGCTCCTATGGCACGTCGGCCATCCGCAGCCCGTCCAGCAGCGGCACCGACAAGGGGCAGCACCGCGACCCGCGTTCCATGGACATCACCATCGAACAGCCCCTCTACCAGGGCGGGCGCACCGGTGCGGCGACGCAGCGGGCCGAGAGCACGGTCGAGGCGGCGCGGGCCAGGTTGGGCTCGACCGAACAGGCGGTGATGCTCGATGCGATCACCGCTTATATGAATGTGGTTCGCGATCAGGCCGTGCTCGAACTGCGGGTGAACAACGAACAGGTTCTGCGCCGCCAGCTTCAGGCGACCGAGGACCGCTTTCAGGTGGGCGAGGTGACCCGTACCGACGTCTACCAGGCGGAGGCCCGGGTGGCGGGCGCCACCGCCGATCGCATCCAGGCGGAAGGCGATCTTGAGGTTTCCCGCGCGCAATATCGCAACATCGTCGGCGAAGCGCCCGGAAGGCTTCAGGCGCCGCCCGTTCCCGCCGACGTTCCGGCCGACGTCAACGCCGCGGTCAACCAAGCCCTGGCCAACAACCCCGATGTGGTGGCTGCCGGATTCGACGAACGGGCCTCGACCGCCGGGGTCAGCGAAGTGCGCGGCGAGCTTTTGCCGTCCGTCACGCTGTCCGGCACGGCCGAGAAGGATTACGATTCCATAGGCGAGAATACGCGGGTGACGACCTATGAGGCGAGGGTGTCGGTCAGCGTTCCGCTCTATCAGGCCGGCGCGGTCTATTCGCGGCTGCGCAGCGCCCGCCAGACGGTGGAGCAGAATCGCCAGAACCTGGAGGCCGAGCGGCGGACCGCGATCGAGGCGGTGACGCGCGAATGGGAAACCCTGACGACCGCGCGCGCGGCCATCGAGGCCTTCCGTTCGCAGGTGACCGCCAATGAGATCGCGCTGGACGGCGTGCGTCGGGAGGCGGCGGTCGGCTCGCGCACGGTCCTCGACGTCCTGGATGCAGAACAGGAACTTCTGGATTCCAGGGTCAACCTGGTCGGGGCCCAGCGCAATCAGATCGTCGCCATCTACGGGGTGAAGTCGGCCAGCGGACTTTTGTCGGCCCGCGCGCTCGACCTTCCCGTCGAGTACTACGATCCCGAGGACCACTATCGGGAGGTGCGTGACAAGTGGGTCGGCGGAACCAGTAGCGGCGATGCCCACTCCAAGTGA
- a CDS encoding DUF2497 domain-containing protein: MSEQGGQAGKGQQEPSMEDILASIRRILSEDEEAAAAAQAPPPPPPKPKPKPEPEPEPEPVYVPRPVAKPAPEPEPEPEPEPEPEIEPEPVFLPEMEAEPEPEPVFEPEPEPEPEPDMSEFRMESDDVLELTESMMVTKGEFDETIISRPTARASTDVLSDLARAILDRRELAIGDRGITLEAMVRGMLRPLLKEWLDRNLPYLIERLVKKEIDRMVNRAEKLED, translated from the coding sequence ATGAGTGAACAAGGCGGACAGGCGGGAAAAGGCCAGCAGGAACCGTCGATGGAGGACATCCTAGCCTCCATCCGGCGCATCCTGTCCGAAGACGAAGAGGCCGCCGCTGCCGCCCAGGCTCCGCCGCCGCCGCCTCCGAAACCAAAGCCCAAGCCGGAGCCCGAACCCGAGCCGGAACCGGTGTACGTGCCCCGGCCGGTCGCCAAGCCGGCACCCGAACCGGAGCCCGAGCCCGAGCCCGAACCCGAGCCGGAAATCGAGCCGGAGCCGGTCTTCCTGCCGGAGATGGAAGCCGAACCCGAGCCGGAGCCCGTTTTTGAACCGGAACCGGAACCCGAGCCGGAACCCGACATGAGCGAATTCCGGATGGAATCCGACGATGTTCTGGAACTGACCGAGTCGATGATGGTGACGAAGGGGGAATTCGACGAAACCATCATCTCCCGGCCGACGGCGCGGGCCTCCACCGATGTGCTTTCCGACCTCGCGCGGGCCATCCTGGATCGGCGCGAGTTGGCCATCGGCGATCGCGGTATCACGCTCGAGGCGATGGTGCGAGGAATGCTGCGGCCGTTGCTCAAGGAATGGCTCGATCGCAATCTTCCCTACCTGATCGAGCGCCTCGTCAAAAAGGAAATCGATCGGATGGTAAACCGGGCCGAGAAGCTCGAGGACTGA